In one Populus nigra chromosome 12, ddPopNigr1.1, whole genome shotgun sequence genomic region, the following are encoded:
- the LOC133669034 gene encoding uncharacterized protein LOC133669034, which produces MVTLFANTFRAPYYEHLMDSSAQHFYDVVRIAERIEQGIRSGRIAEPIEKRGFIGKKKENEVNNLEGGYKGRSKNYQTPTTQVTSINFAKPSILNQPNQTKFPANNQSNYQRRDNRPSEEQLPPLPITLKELYAKLLSIGQIAPLPVPPMQPPFPAWYNPEVTCEYHAGHAGHSIEVCFAFKRKVLQLIKVGWVTFEDSPNVNSNPLPKHAVGGSGVNTMEVGSKEKVLKVTMARLYEMLVQSGHIEKPSEHYVRENDFCPFHKKKGHHIDECIEFHQKVARMLTLGELRIEAARDNEEIKMIENQGKCRVQSTANGLSKLVLTKPSYANKVDYGVMPGDYGYTSNIETPLPLFRTEISGLTRSGRCFTPEELEKQIKAKGKEVLDLDKEFEVNKPVTEEETNEFLKLMKHSEYCIVDQLKKTPAKISIMSLILSSEPHRNALQKVLNEAYVPQDIEQKTMEHLVGRIHAANYLYFTENELDAEGTGHNKPLYVTVRCKDCLIGKVLIDNGSALNVLPRHMLDEMPVDPSHMQPSVMTARAYDGSPRQVIGTIEVELAVGP; this is translated from the coding sequence ATGGTGACACTGTTTGCTAATACTTTTAGGGCTCCATACTATGAACACCTTATGGATAGTTCAGcacaacatttctatgatgtgGTGCGGATTGCTGAGAGAATTGAACAAGGAATCCGAAGTGGGAGAATTGCAGAACCTATAGAGAAGAGAGGTTTCattgggaaaaagaaagaaaatgaggtgAATAACCTAGAAGGTGGATACAAAGGGAGAAGCAAAAACTACCAAACACCTACCACCCAAGTCACCAGTATCAATTTTGCCAAACCCTCCATCCTAAACCAACCCAATCAAACAAAATTCCCAGCAAATAACCAAAGCAATTACCAAAGAAGAGACAACCGACCATCGGAAGAACAATTACCACCTTTACCAATAACCTTAAAAGAGTTGTATGCCAAGCTGTTGAGTATTGGGCAGATAGCTCCCCTACCCGTACCACCTATGCAACCACCTTTCCCTGCCTGGTACAACCCCGAGGTGACTTGTGAATACCATGCTGGTCACGCAGGTCATAGCATCGAGGTTTGCTTTGCTTTTAAAAGGAAGGTGTTGCAACTGATCAAAGTTGGATGGGTCACTTTCGAGGATTCACCTAATGTGAATTCAAACCCTCTACCCAAACATGCTGTAGGTGGTAGTGGAGTGAATACTATGGAGGTCGGTAGCAAAGAGAAGGTGCTAAAAGTGACCATGGCGAGGCTGTACGAGATGTTGGTACAATCTGGACATATAGAGAAACCATCTGAACATTACGTGAGGGAAAATGATTTTTGCCCattccataaaaagaaagggcATCACATTGATGAATGCATTGAGTTTCATCAAAAGGTTGCGAGAATGCTGACTTTAGGAGAGCTAAGGATTGAGGCtgcaagagataatgaagaGATCAAGATGATAGAGAATCAGGGGAAATGTAGAGTCCAATCAACAGCTAATGGGCTCTCAAAATTGGTATTAACTAAGCCCTCATATGCAAACAAAGTAGACTATGGAGTGATGCCTGGAGATTATGGTTATACCTCGAATATTGAAACTCCTTTGCCGCTGTTCCGAACTGAGATAAGTGGACTAACTCGGAGTGGCCGTTGTTTCACACCTGAAGAACTAGAGAAACAAATAAAGGCTAAGGGCAAGGAGGTGTTGGACCTCGATAAAGAGTTTGAGGTGAATAAACCTGTGACTGAGGAAGAAACaaatgagtttttgaaattgatgaagCATAGTGAGTACTGTATAGTGGATCAGTTGAAGAAGACCCCTGCCAAGATCTCCATCATGTCATTAATACTCAGTTCCGAGCCGCATCGTAATGCTTTGCAAAAAGTACTAAATGAGGCCTACGTACCCCAAGATATTGAACAAAAGACTATGGAGCATCTAGTAGGGAGGATCCATGCTGCCAATTACTTATATTTCACGGAAAATGAACTTGACGCTGAAGGAACtggacataacaagcccttgTATGTCACGGTCCGATGCAAAGATTGTCTCATCGGTAAGGTTCTCATCGATAACGGCTCGGCCCTTAATGTGTTACCAAGGCATATGCTGGATGAAATGCCGGTAGATCCCTCACACATGCAACCCAGTGTGATGACGGCTAGAGCGTACGATGGCTCACCAAGGCAAGTGATAGGGACAATTGAGGTCGAACTAGCTGTGGGTCCATAA